AGTGGGGGGAAGGGCAAGAAACAGCCAGTTCCAAAAAAGAAAAAAAGCGCATGGAAATCATTTTTTAAATTCATTCTTATCGTCTTGTTAATCGCAGTAATCTCTGCAGCAGGTTATGCCGGGTACTTGCTCTTCAAGGGTAATGAGATCATTGAGAAAAGCGGGATTGATAAACCTGTAGCTCCAGGACAATCTGCAAAAGAAAAACCGATTACGGTGCTTCTCTTGGGAACGGATCATCGCCCGGAGACGGGAACTTACTTGACGGATGTGGTCATGGTTGCCACCATGCATCCAGAAACTAATACGTCGACGCTGGTTTCCCTGCCGCGGGACACACTGATTGAACTCGAAGGATACAAAGCGAGTAAACTGAACGCTTATTACCCAAGGTTTAAAGCGGCCTACAATGCTGCGGAGAAAAAGGAACCGGGCAGCGGCATTCCGGCTGAAGAAGAAATGAAAGTCATGATGAGCAAATATCTTGGCGTTAATATCGACTATGTAACGGTTATCGATTTCCAGGGATTCCGTGAAGTGGTGGATACTTTTGGCGGAGTGGATGTTAACGTTCAGTACAACATGTGTTACCGCGACAGTGCGGATGGGACGGATATTAACCTAACTGCAGGCCCTCAGAAGTTGGATGGCAAGAAAGCGCTGGATTATGTCCGTTACCGTAAATCTCGGAACTGTACGCCGAAGACGAAGGAATCCAATGACTTTGATCGCAATGCCCGTCAGAGTGAGGTACTACACTCGCTGCTCGATAAAATGAAGTCTTTTGGCGGCGTAACTAAAGTGGGTAATGCGTTGGATGCGGTCAGCGACAACATGACCACCGATTTCGAGCAGGAGCAGATCCGGAACTTGCTCACGACTTATTATGATATTGGTAAAGATGACGTTAAATTTATGCCGATTACCGGTGAGTGGAGAAGCCCTAACGTTTACATTAACGACAATGAACTCAATGCAGCGAAACAAGCGCTGCAAGATGAGCTTGCCGGTAAGCATAACGCTGGCGAGCAGGGGACAGAAGCGGATTCTGCAACAACTCCGTGACAATTGAAGGCAAGTTTTATTGTATGCTATAATACAATGTATCAGATGGAGATCATTGTACAGGAGGCCGAAGGCATGTCCTACCTTATGATGCATACGACACACCCATTGATCTGTAATCGGCAGACGGATAAACCTGCCCATGCATTTGTTCGAGCAGATTCCATTTGGGGATGGGAGCCTTTCAGATGTCATCCTTCTGATTCCATGTCTTCTCAGGCGTGTTCATTCGACATGGGTGTCAATTTCACACCGAACAGGCTACAGAACTCCGAATATGATACGGGTCATGTCACTGGCGAAGCAGAAATGCTCGTTAGTCGCGTTGTTATGACCTTAAAAAAAGCCCAGTGAGCTTCACTGGGCTTTTTTGTATGAAATTTGGGGTTAGGTGACGGGCAAACTCGGGTTATGACAGGATTTGTCTTATGCTGATTGGTGAGTTTACCTTCAAGAAGGTCTATTTATTATGGTGCGGGTTGGCTGGTGCATTCCCTCGGTTATTCGGTTTAACCGATGGAGTACCGTTTTGCTGTACATTCCCGTCTCGCGGCGTTACATCTTTAGGCAGCTGAGGAATGATGCGACCTACGATGTCAGCAAGTTCACTGGCAAGTCCTGAAACAGGATGCCCCTCCTGAATATGCCGACCAAGATCGGCAATCCGGTTTGCAACGTCCAAATCGGCCGTAACAAGTGCATTGGCACCTGCCGGATCGGCTTGAAGGGCTTCCGCGACTGTGTATTTTATGGTTCCGACTTCCGCACGATCTAAATTTCCATCTACATTAAGTCCAACAACAGCCGTTTTTCCCATGACAACACAGTTCGCGTTTTTAACGCCGGGCACCCTCTCGGCAAGTGATTTCAGGTGATTCGCGGTTGTAGCGTCGACTCGTCCGTTGTTATCATTTACGTTGCCAACTCGTCCCGTATTCGTGTTATTCGGAGTCCGGCCGTCTACATTGTTAGTGGTATAACCTCTGTTCCCGCTCATGTTGTGAACACTGTTAGCAGTAGTACCATTGGTTTTACCACGAGGAGAGGGTGATGCATTGTGATTGGTGGTCCCGCAGCCTGCGAGCAACAACACCGTTAGCATTATGGATAGAGCAGCTCTCATGGATTGATCTGTCCTTTCGTAGTAGAGTTCACTAAATGACTTCAGTCGCTACGCTTATTATGTCCGGGACAGAAAGGTTTATGTGTGTACCTGATGAAGAAGCAGTGGAGGGATAAGATGAAAAAAATATTTGTGCTGGATACGAACGTATTACTTCATGATCCTCAGTCGATTTATGCATTCGATGAGCATGAAGTCATCATTCCTGCGGTGGTTCTTGAAGAGATTGACTCGAAGAAACGAAATGCTGATGAAATCGGCCGCAACGCCCGAACGGTCTCCCGATTACTTGATGGTATAAGAGAACAAGGCCATCTTCATGACGGAGTTCTTCTGGAGAACGGCGGGACGTTGAAGGTCGAGCTGAATCATCGCAGCTTCGTCAAGGTACAGGAGTTATTTAGCGAAGCATCCAACGACAACCGGATTTTGGCTGTCGCGTTAAATTATAAATTGGAGGAGGAGCCGAAGGAGGGCGGAAGACCTGTCGTTCTGGTCAGCAAGGATGTGCTTGTTCGAATTAAGGCCGATGTGCTCGGATTAACGGCACAGGATTATCTATCGGACCGTACAGCCGATCCCAGTGAATTATATCCTGGATTCTCTACCTTAAAGGTTCACCCTTCGGTGATTGACGAATTCTACAGCTATCGTTATTTGCCGATTAAACCTCTTCAATTGTCTTATCCACTTTATCCCCATGAATTTGTTATCCTGAAGGATGAGATGGGGTCAGGAAAGTCTGCCCTCCTTCATGTAAATGAGGATGCAACTAGATTGGAGCCCCTTCATTTAAGCAATGAACCTGTTTGGGGCATCAGCGCCCGTAACGCCCAACAGCGTATGGCGATTGAGCTTCTTCTGAATGACGAGATTCCGCTAGTCACCATTACCGGGAAGGCCGGAACGGGAAAAACCTTGTTGGCTTTGGCAGCAGGCCTTTCCAAGGTGGAGGATGAGCATAAATACAAAAAACTGCTGATTGCGCGTCCGGTCGTTCCAATGGGGAAGGATATCGGTTATTTGCCTGGCGAAAAGGAAGAGAAATTAAGACCATGGATGCAGCCGATATATGACAATCTGGAATATTTGTTCGACACCAAAAAATCGGGTGATATCGATAAAATATTGATGGGGCTTGGCAGCATCCAGGTGGAGGCTCTGACTTATATCCGGGGCCGCTCGATACCAGGTCAGTTCATCATTGTGGATGAGGCCCAGAACTTATCCCGTCATGAGGTCAAGACGATTGTTTCCCGGGCGGGAGAAGGGAGTAAGGTGATCCTGATGGGAGATCCGGAGCAGATTGATCATCCTTACCTGGATGCTGTGAGTAATGGGCTGACCTATGTGGTTGAACGCTTCAAGCAAGAAAATCTGAGCGGGCATATTACGTTGACAAAAGGGGAACGATCCAAGCTGGCTCAGTTGGCTGCCGACTTGTTGTAATATATATTTCCCGAGAAATGATTCTCAGAGTAACTTTGGGATAAAGACTGTTCAGATTCATAGGACAGTCTTTTTTCCTTCCCATCGTTAATTAGTAAAATCTGGACTAGATAATTAACAAAAAAGATAGGACAAGAGCACTAGAAGTTTGGTAAAATAAGGGCGTGCGACTATTGAAGGAGTGAAGATGGGATATGAAGCGGAAGAAATATTGGTTCTTATTTGCCATTTTACTGTTGTCTTTATCCAGTTTATCTCCCAGCTTTGACTTCACTCACCATACTAGACGAGAGCCCCCGGGGGATGAACCGAAACCTCCGCAGCAAAGACCGGAGGTACCGGAGACTGATCTGGGCCCGATCAAGGTCGGTGTTCAGTTAAACCCAGATGAACTGAGACAACTTAAAGCTCTTAATGAGCGTTTTATGGAAGAGACCGGTGCTGAGATTGAAATCACGCCTCTGGAAACGAGTGAA
Above is a window of Paenibacillus sp. FSL K6-1330 DNA encoding:
- a CDS encoding LCP family protein, with translation MKPTHTNLPPRAKSGGKGKKQPVPKKKKSAWKSFFKFILIVLLIAVISAAGYAGYLLFKGNEIIEKSGIDKPVAPGQSAKEKPITVLLLGTDHRPETGTYLTDVVMVATMHPETNTSTLVSLPRDTLIELEGYKASKLNAYYPRFKAAYNAAEKKEPGSGIPAEEEMKVMMSKYLGVNIDYVTVIDFQGFREVVDTFGGVDVNVQYNMCYRDSADGTDINLTAGPQKLDGKKALDYVRYRKSRNCTPKTKESNDFDRNARQSEVLHSLLDKMKSFGGVTKVGNALDAVSDNMTTDFEQEQIRNLLTTYYDIGKDDVKFMPITGEWRSPNVYINDNELNAAKQALQDELAGKHNAGEQGTEADSATTP
- a CDS encoding YhcN/YlaJ family sporulation lipoprotein translates to MRAALSIMLTVLLLAGCGTTNHNASPSPRGKTNGTTANSVHNMSGNRGYTTNNVDGRTPNNTNTGRVGNVNDNNGRVDATTANHLKSLAERVPGVKNANCVVMGKTAVVGLNVDGNLDRAEVGTIKYTVAEALQADPAGANALVTADLDVANRIADLGRHIQEGHPVSGLASELADIVGRIIPQLPKDVTPRDGNVQQNGTPSVKPNNRGNAPANPHHNK
- a CDS encoding PhoH family protein gives rise to the protein MKKIFVLDTNVLLHDPQSIYAFDEHEVIIPAVVLEEIDSKKRNADEIGRNARTVSRLLDGIREQGHLHDGVLLENGGTLKVELNHRSFVKVQELFSEASNDNRILAVALNYKLEEEPKEGGRPVVLVSKDVLVRIKADVLGLTAQDYLSDRTADPSELYPGFSTLKVHPSVIDEFYSYRYLPIKPLQLSYPLYPHEFVILKDEMGSGKSALLHVNEDATRLEPLHLSNEPVWGISARNAQQRMAIELLLNDEIPLVTITGKAGTGKTLLALAAGLSKVEDEHKYKKLLIARPVVPMGKDIGYLPGEKEEKLRPWMQPIYDNLEYLFDTKKSGDIDKILMGLGSIQVEALTYIRGRSIPGQFIIVDEAQNLSRHEVKTIVSRAGEGSKVILMGDPEQIDHPYLDAVSNGLTYVVERFKQENLSGHITLTKGERSKLAQLAADLL